The Amycolatopsis mongoliensis genome includes a window with the following:
- a CDS encoding sensor histidine kinase, with amino-acid sequence MSDHDEGRLTFPDLPRMELDELLGQLVERAQEVIGTQGRLRGLLRASRMVTSDLALPTLLRRIAEAARDLLGARYAALGVIAPGGRQLAEFVHTGMDPETVALVGRLPEGKGLLGALIDDPRPIRLSRIADDLRSSGFPDHHPPMNSFLGVPILVRGVVFGNLYLTECEHGGFTAEDEELALALAATAGQAIDNARLYETARKQQEWLRASAVVSRELLGSGPERALALIAEYTRDLADADLVTVLRPAGEDRLRVEVAVGAHAEDVIGLEAPADRTLSGRVFRSGQPHLGSWEDHPDQEPAVASRVNVDAVLVVPLTGAQEINGVLTAARVPGRPRFTAEDLEMAAGFATQASVSIEIADARAEQHQNELYEERDQIAAELHEQVIQRVYAVSLSLQTVIGLAKAPTVAQRVRAAVRDLDGVIAHVQDAVRRLDAADSAHRPGVRERIEEVLADVTAEHRLSVSTRFAGKLDVIGSGELADDLIVVLRDTLGLIVRHAAATAVDLVLTCTEEQVSLVMEHHGGGDLRRGDIAEWPAVAERARHRGGAAELDDRAVRWSVPLR; translated from the coding sequence ATGAGCGACCACGACGAAGGCCGGCTGACTTTCCCGGATCTTCCGCGGATGGAGCTGGACGAACTGCTGGGGCAGCTGGTCGAACGCGCCCAGGAAGTGATCGGCACCCAAGGGCGTCTGCGGGGCTTGCTGCGGGCGAGCCGCATGGTGACCTCCGACTTGGCGCTGCCGACGCTGCTGCGCCGCATCGCCGAAGCGGCCCGGGATCTGCTCGGCGCCCGGTACGCCGCGTTGGGCGTGATCGCTCCGGGCGGGCGGCAGCTGGCCGAGTTCGTGCACACCGGCATGGACCCGGAGACCGTCGCCCTGGTCGGGCGGCTCCCGGAGGGGAAAGGCCTGCTCGGCGCCCTGATCGACGACCCGCGGCCGATCCGGCTCTCCCGCATCGCCGACGACCTGCGGTCTTCGGGGTTCCCGGACCACCACCCGCCGATGAACAGCTTTCTGGGCGTGCCGATCCTCGTCCGCGGTGTCGTGTTCGGCAACCTCTACCTGACCGAGTGCGAACACGGCGGATTCACCGCCGAGGACGAGGAGCTGGCTCTCGCGCTGGCCGCGACGGCCGGGCAGGCGATCGACAACGCGCGCCTGTACGAGACCGCCCGCAAGCAGCAGGAATGGCTGCGCGCCTCCGCGGTGGTGAGCCGGGAACTGCTGGGTTCGGGCCCGGAGCGCGCCCTGGCGCTGATCGCGGAGTACACCCGCGACCTCGCCGACGCCGACCTGGTCACGGTGCTCCGGCCCGCCGGCGAGGACCGGCTGCGCGTGGAAGTCGCCGTCGGCGCCCACGCCGAGGACGTCATCGGGCTCGAAGCGCCCGCTGACCGGACCTTGTCGGGCCGCGTGTTCCGCAGCGGGCAGCCACATCTGGGTTCGTGGGAGGACCACCCGGACCAGGAGCCGGCGGTGGCGAGCCGGGTCAACGTCGACGCGGTGCTGGTGGTGCCGCTGACCGGCGCCCAGGAGATCAACGGGGTGCTCACTGCCGCGCGGGTGCCCGGCCGTCCCCGGTTCACCGCGGAGGATCTGGAGATGGCCGCCGGGTTCGCCACCCAGGCGTCGGTGTCCATCGAGATCGCCGACGCCCGCGCGGAGCAGCACCAGAACGAACTCTACGAAGAACGCGACCAGATCGCCGCCGAACTGCACGAGCAGGTGATCCAGCGCGTGTACGCGGTCAGCCTGTCACTGCAGACGGTCATCGGGCTGGCGAAGGCCCCGACGGTGGCGCAGCGGGTCCGGGCGGCCGTGCGCGACCTCGACGGCGTGATCGCCCACGTCCAGGACGCCGTCCGCCGCCTCGACGCGGCCGACTCGGCGCACCGGCCTGGCGTGCGGGAGCGGATCGAGGAGGTCCTCGCCGACGTCACGGCCGAACACCGGCTGTCGGTGTCGACGCGGTTCGCCGGCAAGCTCGACGTCATCGGCTCCGGCGAACTCGCCGACGACCTGATCGTCGTTCTGCGCGACACACTGGGCTTGATCGTCCGGCACGCCGCGGCGACCGCCGTGGATCTCGTGCTGACCTGTACCGAGGAGCAGGTCAGCCTGGTCATGGAGCACCACGGCGGCGGCGACCTCCGCCGCGGCGATATCGCCGAGTGGCCGGCGGTGGCCGAGCGGGCCCGACACCGCGGCGGCGCTGCCGAACTGGACGATCGCGCGGTTCGCTGGTCCGTGCCGCTGCGGTGA